The genomic region CACCGCCAACCCAGAATATCTATGTGTACGATCAAGCCAACCTCATCGACCCTGCCCAACGGGAGCAGATGCTGGCCATTGGAGAAAAGATTAACGCTGCCACCAAGGCCCAGGTGGTGGTGGCGACGGTTGACACCATTGGCCAAGACCCCATTGAAGACTATGCCCTAGAGCTCTTTAGACAATGGGGTATCGGAGACCGTCAAAAGAACAATGGAGTACTCCTGTTGATAGTTAAGGACAGGATGCTTTCCGGGCAAAGTGGCAAGGTCCGCATCGAGGTAGGGTCTGGGTTGGAGGGGGCTATACCCGATGGAAAAGCTGGTCGGATCCTGGA from Clostridia bacterium harbors:
- a CDS encoding TPM domain-containing protein is translated as MLLVLALAVALALPGLGWAATPVPPPPTQNIYVYDQANLIDPAQREQMLAIGEKINAATKAQVVVATVDTIGQDPIEDYALELFRQWGIGDRQKNNGVLLLIVKDRMLSGQSGKVRIEVGSGLEGAIPDGKAGRIL